Proteins encoded by one window of Marixanthomonas sp. SCSIO 43207:
- a CDS encoding sodium-translocating pyrophosphatase, with protein sequence MEQNIIFIPIVLAILGLLFMLVKMSWVKKQPAGSERMQSISKSIKEGALAFLSAEYRLLAVFAVIAAILLFIISTLVPSTSWMIVPAFFIGAIFSALAGNIGMRIATEANARTAEAAKTSLPQALKVSFGGGTVMGLGVAGLAVLGLSLFFLFFTSQFLIEGGDFYADMTIVLEALAGFSLGAESIALFARVGGGIYTKAADVGADLVGKVEAGIPEDDPRNPATIADNVGDNVGDVAGMGADLFGSYVATVLAAMVLGNYVIRDMSIDGQFTDAFGNMGPILLPILIAGVGILASIIGTFLVGIKNNDAKEPQVQKALDMGNWTAIIITLIASWFLIDWMLPETMNMKFFGEGVKDIASINVFWAACIGLAVGALISFVTAYYTSLGKKPVMDIVQNSSTGAATNIIAGLAVGMKSTFWSVLLFGAAIYGSYELAGFYGVALAASAMMATTAMQLAIDAFGPIADNAGGVAEMSELEPHVRERTDILDSVGNTTAAVGKGFAIASAALTALALFAAYVTFTGIDGINIFRADVLAMLFIGGMIPVVFSAMAMKSVGKAAMKMVQEVRRQFKEIPGIMEGTGTPEYGKCVDISTKAALQEMILPGLLTIVTPIIIGLLFGAEPLGGYMAGVCVSGVMWAIFQNNAGGAWDNAKKSFEAGVEINGEMTYKGSDAHKAAVTGDTVGDPFKDTSGPSMNILIKLTCLVGLVIAPILGGHGMSDELEGENVSEEMYMIDEDGNQTLLTDNQAKQVKEVSKEIMVSLSSNDTLTTADVTIKTTKDGKTTTEEKTFTGTEEEVNKQIEALRE encoded by the coding sequence ATGGAACAGAATATCATCTTTATTCCCATAGTGCTGGCCATTTTAGGTCTTTTATTTATGCTCGTAAAAATGAGTTGGGTAAAAAAACAACCCGCCGGTAGTGAGCGTATGCAATCAATTTCAAAAAGTATTAAAGAAGGAGCGCTTGCCTTTTTAAGTGCCGAATATAGATTATTGGCAGTTTTTGCTGTAATTGCCGCCATTTTATTATTTATAATCTCAACTTTGGTTCCTTCAACAAGTTGGATGATTGTTCCAGCATTTTTTATTGGAGCCATTTTTTCAGCTCTTGCAGGAAATATAGGTATGCGTATAGCTACTGAAGCCAACGCAAGAACTGCTGAAGCTGCAAAAACCAGTTTGCCACAAGCCCTTAAAGTTTCCTTTGGAGGCGGTACAGTGATGGGGCTAGGTGTTGCAGGTCTAGCAGTGCTGGGGCTTAGTTTGTTCTTCTTATTTTTTACAAGTCAATTTCTTATAGAAGGCGGTGATTTTTATGCAGATATGACAATTGTTTTAGAAGCCTTGGCTGGTTTCTCTCTAGGAGCAGAGAGTATTGCCCTATTTGCTCGTGTAGGAGGAGGAATTTACACCAAAGCAGCCGATGTAGGTGCAGACCTAGTTGGAAAAGTAGAGGCAGGTATTCCTGAAGATGATCCTAGAAACCCTGCTACAATTGCAGATAATGTAGGAGATAACGTAGGAGATGTTGCGGGTATGGGTGCCGACCTTTTTGGTAGTTATGTTGCAACAGTTTTAGCTGCTATGGTATTGGGTAATTATGTAATAAGAGACATGAGTATAGATGGTCAATTTACCGATGCTTTTGGTAATATGGGACCAATCCTGTTACCAATTTTAATAGCTGGAGTTGGAATTTTAGCTTCTATCATCGGAACTTTTTTAGTTGGAATTAAAAATAACGACGCAAAAGAACCTCAAGTGCAAAAAGCTCTTGATATGGGTAACTGGACCGCAATTATCATAACCTTAATTGCAAGTTGGTTTTTAATAGACTGGATGTTACCTGAAACTATGAATATGAAGTTTTTTGGTGAAGGTGTTAAAGATATAGCAAGTATCAATGTCTTTTGGGCAGCGTGTATAGGATTAGCAGTTGGAGCATTGATTTCATTTGTAACGGCTTATTATACAAGTTTAGGTAAAAAACCAGTAATGGATATCGTTCAAAACTCATCAACAGGTGCTGCTACCAATATAATTGCTGGTCTGGCAGTAGGAATGAAATCTACATTCTGGAGTGTACTCCTTTTTGGAGCAGCAATTTATGGATCGTATGAATTAGCTGGTTTTTATGGTGTGGCTTTAGCAGCCTCTGCGATGATGGCTACCACAGCTATGCAATTAGCAATTGATGCTTTTGGACCTATTGCTGATAATGCAGGTGGTGTTGCCGAAATGAGCGAACTAGAACCACACGTAAGAGAACGTACCGATATTTTAGATTCTGTAGGAAACACAACAGCAGCAGTAGGAAAGGGGTTTGCAATCGCTTCTGCTGCATTAACAGCATTAGCATTATTTGCCGCTTATGTAACTTTTACCGGAATTGACGGAATCAATATTTTTAGAGCCGATGTTTTAGCTATGCTATTTATTGGAGGAATGATCCCGGTTGTATTTTCTGCCATGGCAATGAAGTCTGTGGGTAAAGCTGCTATGAAAATGGTACAAGAAGTACGTCGACAGTTTAAGGAAATACCAGGTATTATGGAGGGAACAGGAACTCCTGAGTATGGTAAATGTGTTGATATATCTACAAAAGCAGCATTGCAAGAAATGATACTACCTGGTTTATTAACTATAGTAACACCAATTATCATAGGATTGTTATTTGGTGCAGAACCATTAGGCGGTTATATGGCAGGTGTTTGTGTGAGTGGTGTAATGTGGGCTATATTTCAGAATAACGCTGGAGGAGCTTGGGATAACGCAAAAAAATCATTTGAAGCAGGTGTAGAAATTAACGGAGAAATGACTTATAAAGGTAGTGATGCTCACAAAGCAGCAGTTACTGGTGATACAGTAGGTGATCCGTTTAAAGATACATCAGGACCGTCTATGAACATTTTAATTAAGTTAACTTGTTTAGTAGGTTTAGTAATTGCACCGATATTGGGTGGTCATGGTATGAGCGATGAACTTGAAGGAGAAAATGTTTCAGAAGAAATGTATATGATTGATGAAGATGGAAACCAAACATTGTTAACCGATAATCAAGCAAAACAAGTAAAAGAAGTTTCAAAAGAAATTATGGTTAGTTTATCATCAAATGATACATTAACAACTGCAGATGTGACCATCAAAACAACAAAAGATGGCAAAACAACCACTGAAGAAAAAACTTTTACCGGCACAGAAGAGGAAGTTAATAAGCAGATTGAAGCACTTCGTGAATAA
- a CDS encoding inorganic diphosphatase — translation MTADKVQTFDVLIEIPKGSRNKYEYDFELKKIRYDRMIFSSMMYPADYGFMPETLALDGDPLDVLVIVTEPTFPGCVIEVKPIGVFHMADEKGPDEKVICVPISDPIANNVNDLNELNPHLIKEIEHFFQVYKDLEEKRVDVGGWGDVNEAKDIVAKCIDRFRASDVPFQEVSIR, via the coding sequence ATGACTGCAGATAAAGTACAGACTTTCGATGTATTAATAGAGATACCGAAAGGAAGCCGAAACAAGTATGAATACGATTTTGAATTAAAGAAAATTCGCTATGATCGTATGATCTTTTCTTCAATGATGTATCCGGCAGATTATGGCTTTATGCCAGAAACCTTGGCGCTAGATGGTGATCCATTAGATGTATTAGTAATTGTTACAGAACCTACCTTTCCGGGATGTGTAATTGAAGTAAAACCTATTGGAGTATTTCATATGGCAGACGAAAAAGGGCCAGATGAAAAAGTAATTTGTGTTCCAATTAGCGATCCTATTGCAAATAACGTGAATGATCTTAACGAATTAAATCCACACCTTATTAAAGAAATTGAACACTTTTTTCAAGTATATAAAGATCTAGAAGAAAAAAGAGTAGATGTTGGCGGCTGGGGTGATGTAAACGAAGCCAAAGATATTGTGGCTAAATGTATTGATAGATTTAGAGCGAGTGATGTGCCATTTCAAGAGGTAAGTATCCGCTAA
- a CDS encoding App1 family protein encodes MGLFKKDPLQIITFQSYGKSDKFYIRGRALEDENIDLSKNGIFSLIKNTYKRFETDEIPFTKLKITLPDDSVYYTETDKRGYFKFKEHIPGLDKLTNEEGWLQYEISFDETFPNRIINNQNRFAGEMLIPSEKSQFGVISDIDDTIIHTGVASFLKLKLVFNTFFRNAESRSPLEGASKFYQLLHQGKTGDEANPLFYVSHSPWNLYRYLELFLKANNFPKGPVLLRSFPTPFRRKKEEEKPQKQKEILNILKTYPDKSFILIGDSGEHDADIYIEIAEKYPKQIKAIYLRSVKHKKKMKRIKSLFLNYDTTPALLVEDSKEAIEHAKTQGFI; translated from the coding sequence ATGGGGCTATTCAAAAAAGATCCATTACAAATAATTACTTTTCAAAGCTATGGAAAGAGCGATAAATTCTACATACGAGGAAGAGCCTTAGAAGATGAAAACATCGATCTTTCCAAAAATGGAATTTTCAGTTTGATAAAAAATACGTATAAACGCTTTGAAACCGATGAAATACCATTTACTAAGCTTAAAATAACATTGCCAGATGATTCGGTTTATTATACTGAAACTGATAAAAGGGGGTACTTCAAGTTTAAGGAGCACATTCCCGGTTTAGATAAACTTACCAACGAAGAAGGTTGGTTGCAATATGAAATTTCTTTTGATGAAACATTCCCAAATAGAATTATAAACAATCAAAACCGGTTTGCCGGCGAGATGCTTATTCCTTCAGAAAAAAGTCAATTTGGAGTTATTAGTGATATTGACGATACTATAATACATACAGGCGTTGCTTCATTTTTAAAATTAAAACTAGTTTTTAATACTTTTTTCAGAAATGCGGAAAGTAGGTCACCCCTAGAAGGTGCTTCAAAATTTTATCAATTGTTGCATCAAGGAAAGACTGGAGATGAAGCAAACCCATTATTTTATGTAAGCCACAGCCCTTGGAATTTATACCGATATTTAGAATTGTTTTTAAAAGCAAATAATTTTCCGAAAGGGCCGGTTTTATTGAGAAGCTTTCCAACTCCTTTCAGAAGAAAAAAAGAAGAAGAGAAACCACAAAAACAGAAAGAAATTCTCAACATTCTAAAAACCTACCCAGATAAAAGTTTTATTTTAATTGGTGACAGTGGCGAGCATGATGCTGATATTTATATAGAAATAGCTGAAAAATACCCAAAACAAATTAAGGCAATCTACTTACGGAGTGTGAAACACAAAAAGAAAATGAAGCGTATTAAAAGTTTGTTCTTAAATTATGATACAACACCTGCTTTATTGGTAGAAGATAGTAAAGAAGCTATCGAGCACGCAAAAACGCAAGGGTTTATATAG
- a CDS encoding MgtC/SapB family protein, whose protein sequence is MNYDDLITLGIAFGLGMLVGLQRQRTDNKMAGVRTFTLISILGVVSGFLSRDFDNPFILPVMGLAVTGLLITANIIKLKKLNEADIGQTTEVAALLMFAIGGYLVLGDQVIGVVVGGVMAVLLYVKKHLHDFIENLKDKDLAAIMTFAGISLVILPILPNKTYGPLDVINPKNIWLMVTLIVGISVIGYFIYKFVGKKVGVISNGVLGGLISSTATTVSYARKTKDAKNIGKIAAFVITAASAIALVRVLIEVGVVIPEKLPQIMLPIIVELIIMILLCVGLFYLFNNDEKDDEMPEPKNPAQFKSALIFGLLYGFILLAVAFTKEEFGNEALYIVAIISGLTDVDAITLSLSQTMKGGGLNTETGWRLILLASLSNLLFKGIMAAVLGTKELTKWIAISFGISIAAGLLLMWLWPETWVL, encoded by the coding sequence ATGAATTACGACGATTTAATAACATTGGGAATAGCTTTTGGCTTAGGTATGTTGGTTGGGTTACAACGTCAACGGACCGATAATAAAATGGCTGGCGTTAGAACGTTCACGCTTATTTCCATTCTTGGTGTTGTGTCAGGTTTTTTAAGTAGGGATTTTGACAATCCATTTATACTTCCGGTTATGGGTTTGGCTGTCACGGGATTACTTATCACCGCCAATATAATAAAGCTTAAAAAGTTAAATGAAGCCGATATAGGTCAAACCACCGAGGTTGCTGCCTTGCTTATGTTTGCTATTGGGGGCTATTTAGTACTTGGCGATCAAGTAATAGGTGTAGTGGTCGGTGGTGTTATGGCTGTACTATTATACGTAAAGAAGCATCTTCACGATTTTATTGAAAACTTAAAAGACAAAGACTTAGCAGCAATCATGACATTTGCTGGAATTTCATTGGTTATTTTACCAATACTACCAAATAAAACCTATGGCCCTTTAGATGTTATAAATCCGAAAAATATATGGTTAATGGTTACACTTATTGTAGGTATAAGTGTAATAGGATATTTTATTTACAAATTTGTAGGTAAAAAAGTAGGTGTTATTTCAAATGGGGTTTTAGGAGGCTTAATTAGTAGTACTGCAACCACAGTAAGCTATGCACGAAAAACTAAAGATGCCAAGAATATTGGAAAAATAGCAGCTTTTGTTATAACCGCGGCTTCTGCCATTGCATTGGTAAGGGTATTGATAGAAGTAGGGGTGGTCATCCCCGAAAAACTTCCTCAAATAATGTTACCAATCATAGTTGAGCTTATAATAATGATATTGTTGTGCGTAGGCTTATTTTATTTGTTTAACAATGACGAAAAAGATGATGAAATGCCAGAGCCTAAAAATCCCGCTCAATTTAAAAGTGCATTAATCTTCGGTCTTTTATATGGTTTTATTTTATTAGCTGTAGCATTTACAAAAGAAGAATTTGGTAATGAAGCTTTATATATTGTAGCAATAATAAGTGGATTGACAGATGTAGATGCTATTACACTTTCTTTGTCACAAACTATGAAGGGCGGAGGTTTGAATACCGAAACAGGATGGCGTTTAATCCTTTTAGCATCTCTTTCAAACTTACTTTTTAAAGGTATTATGGCAGCCGTCTTAGGAACAAAAGAATTAACAAAATGGATTGCAATCTCATTTGGTATATCCATTGCTGCAGGTTTATTATTAATGTGGTTGTGGCCGGAAACTTGGGTGTTGTAA
- the ppk1 gene encoding polyphosphate kinase 1, translating into MAKLYNTKYYHRDLSWLRFNHRVLQEAADKRNPLYERIKFLAIFSSNLDEFFRVRVSDIRQIKEIEKPFRKKLITKPNKVLKEIKKQVELQQEEFGDIFKNQIVQDLKKENIYLIDYKEFSATQKEIAKTYFEDTLKEKIEVSYNQCSANETVFIENEALYLTAQLNNESFKLVKIPEDEPRFFTFPKHNGKHFITFIDDILKYNLRQTPQKEENITFYSIKKSRDAELYIEDEFSGNVMEKIKKSLPKRDTGQPTRLLIDSKMPKEFQETLKNALEVYNTDIVNGGVYHNFKDFFEFPNPTSKNLSVEALPPLPHPVLSDCDSVFKAIDEKDQLIHYPYQDFEPVIKLLEEAADDPKVTTIKMTIYRAASESRLNDAIAKAAKNGKEVVVFIEVKARFDEHNNLKWGKIFEENGAHVIYSFPAIKIHSKILCIERETDKKIKRYGYIATGNFNENTAKVYTDFGIMTAEKEITEDLDKLFLVLQGKMIIPKPDKLLISPFTLRDTFEDLIENEMELAKAGKDAYIIAKMNSLQDKDMIKLLYKASNAGVKIRLLVRGICSLVAGIKGQSENIYITSILDRFLEHGRIYIFGNDGNEKMYIGSADWMKRNLSHRIEVVTPILDQDHHNTIRELIEIQLNDNVKARIIDPDQKNEYVEHSKPEVRAQYATYNYFKSI; encoded by the coding sequence ATGGCAAAACTATATAACACAAAATATTACCACCGCGATTTATCTTGGTTACGGTTTAATCACAGAGTGTTGCAAGAAGCAGCAGATAAACGAAATCCTTTATACGAACGCATCAAGTTTTTAGCAATATTTTCATCAAATCTAGATGAGTTTTTTAGAGTGCGTGTGTCAGATATTCGACAGATTAAAGAAATCGAAAAACCTTTCAGAAAAAAACTCATTACCAAGCCCAATAAGGTTTTAAAAGAAATAAAAAAACAAGTTGAGCTGCAACAAGAAGAATTTGGTGATATTTTCAAAAATCAAATTGTTCAAGATTTAAAAAAAGAAAATATTTATCTTATTGACTATAAAGAGTTTTCTGCCACACAAAAAGAAATAGCCAAAACCTATTTTGAAGATACACTTAAAGAAAAGATTGAGGTAAGTTATAATCAATGTTCTGCAAACGAGACCGTATTTATAGAAAATGAAGCCTTATATCTCACAGCACAGTTAAACAATGAGTCTTTTAAACTGGTTAAAATACCTGAAGACGAACCTCGTTTTTTTACATTTCCGAAGCATAACGGGAAACATTTTATCACATTTATCGATGATATTTTAAAATATAACCTAAGGCAAACCCCTCAAAAGGAAGAAAACATCACATTTTATTCAATAAAAAAATCTCGTGATGCCGAGCTGTATATTGAAGATGAGTTTTCTGGAAATGTGATGGAAAAAATAAAAAAATCACTTCCCAAACGTGATACCGGACAACCAACAAGGCTGCTTATTGATAGCAAAATGCCAAAAGAGTTTCAAGAAACCTTAAAAAATGCTCTAGAAGTATACAATACAGATATAGTAAATGGCGGTGTATATCATAATTTTAAAGACTTTTTTGAGTTTCCAAACCCTACATCAAAAAACTTATCTGTAGAAGCGTTACCACCCTTACCACACCCGGTTTTGTCAGATTGTGATTCTGTATTTAAGGCTATAGATGAAAAAGATCAACTTATTCATTATCCGTATCAAGATTTTGAACCAGTTATCAAATTACTAGAAGAAGCCGCAGACGACCCAAAGGTTACTACAATAAAAATGACAATTTACCGTGCAGCAAGTGAATCAAGACTTAATGATGCCATTGCCAAAGCTGCCAAAAACGGAAAAGAAGTTGTCGTTTTTATAGAAGTAAAAGCTCGTTTTGATGAACACAACAACTTAAAATGGGGAAAAATTTTTGAAGAAAATGGAGCCCATGTTATTTATAGTTTCCCCGCGATTAAAATTCACTCAAAAATTTTATGTATTGAACGGGAAACCGATAAAAAAATTAAACGATACGGGTATATAGCCACGGGTAATTTTAACGAAAATACAGCAAAGGTATATACTGATTTTGGCATTATGACTGCCGAAAAAGAAATTACAGAAGACCTTGACAAACTTTTTCTAGTATTACAGGGTAAAATGATTATTCCTAAACCAGATAAATTACTTATTTCTCCTTTCACCTTGCGAGATACATTTGAAGATTTAATAGAAAACGAAATGGAACTCGCTAAAGCGGGCAAAGACGCTTATATTATTGCCAAAATGAATAGCCTGCAAGATAAAGATATGATCAAGCTCTTGTATAAGGCAAGCAATGCCGGTGTAAAAATAAGGTTATTGGTACGTGGTATTTGCTCACTTGTAGCAGGTATTAAAGGGCAAAGCGAAAACATCTATATAACCAGTATCCTTGATCGGTTTTTAGAACACGGACGGATATATATCTTCGGAAATGATGGTAACGAGAAGATGTACATTGGTAGTGCAGATTGGATGAAACGTAACTTAAGCCACCGTATTGAAGTGGTAACACCTATTTTAGATCAAGACCACCACAACACAATCAGGGAATTAATAGAGATTCAATTAAACGATAATGTAAAAGCACGAATAATTGATCCCGACCAGAAAAACGAATATGTAGAGCACAGTAAGCCCGAAGTTAGGGCGCAGTATGCCACCTATAACTATTTTAAGTCTATATAA